A single Streptomyces sp. Edi2 DNA region contains:
- a CDS encoding GntR family transcriptional regulator: MAAPESSSPKYRRIADALKRAIAEGEFGPGDRLPGENELMDRHGVARMTARQALGVLTSEGLAEARKGAGVFVRAFQPIRRRGVPRLAREQWGEGRSVWSADVPDRDLVVDEVTVNEEPAPETVASQLGIAPGGAVIVRRRRFVLDGKPVLLSTSSLPAALVAGSAITQPDTGAGGTYARLAELGAGPARFREEVRSRMPAPDEAVRLRLPPGTPVVLISRAAITADGRTVEVNEMILDSSAYVLEYDFDA, encoded by the coding sequence ATGGCCGCACCGGAAAGCTCGTCGCCCAAGTACCGCCGGATCGCCGACGCTCTGAAGCGGGCGATTGCGGAGGGGGAGTTCGGGCCCGGAGACCGGCTGCCCGGGGAGAACGAGCTGATGGACCGGCACGGCGTGGCGCGGATGACGGCCCGGCAGGCGCTCGGTGTGCTCACTTCGGAGGGGCTTGCCGAGGCCCGCAAGGGCGCCGGGGTCTTCGTGCGGGCGTTCCAGCCGATCCGGCGCCGTGGCGTCCCGCGGCTGGCCCGGGAGCAATGGGGTGAGGGGCGGTCGGTCTGGTCGGCCGATGTCCCGGACCGTGACCTGGTGGTCGACGAGGTCACGGTGAACGAGGAGCCGGCGCCTGAAACCGTCGCGTCGCAGCTCGGCATAGCGCCCGGAGGCGCTGTGATCGTGCGGCGCCGCAGGTTCGTGCTCGACGGTAAGCCGGTGTTGCTGTCCACCTCCTCCCTCCCCGCTGCCCTCGTCGCGGGATCGGCGATCACGCAGCCGGATACCGGGGCCGGCGGCACATACGCCCGGCTCGCCGAGTTGGGTGCGGGGCCCGCCCGCTTCAGGGAAGAAGTGCGGTCACGCATGCCGGCGCCGGATGAGGCCGTTCGGCTGCGCCTTCCGCCGGGCACGCCCGTTGTCCTCATCAGCCGCGCGGCCATCACCGCGGACGGGCGGACCGTCGAGGTCAACGAGATGATCCTCGACTCGTCCGCCTACGTGCTGGAGTACGACTTCGACGCCTGA